One Nocardia huaxiensis genomic window, GGCGGGAGTTCATCGAGCAGTCGTGGTTCATCGCGTCTGTCTCGATCCTCCCGGCCGCACTGGTGGCAATCCCGTTCGGCGCTGTGGTGGCCCTGCAGACCGGCTCGCTGATCAAGCAGCTGGGCGCAGAGGCGTTCACCGGAGCCACCAGTGTTCTCGCTACCGTCCAGCAAGCCGCACCCGTGGTGACGGCTCTGATCATCGCGGGCGCGGCCGGTTCGGCCGTCGCCGCCGATCTCGGCTCCCGGACCATCCGGGAGGAGATCGACGCGATGGAAGTTCTCGGCATCGATCCCATTCAGCGCCTTGTGGTTCCGCGCGTGCTGGGCATGATGCTGGTCGCGCTGCTGCTCAACGGCCTGGTCTCGGTGGTCGGCATCTGCGGCGGCTACTTCTTCAATGTGGGTCTGCAGGGCGGCACGCCCGGCGCCTATCTGGCTTCGTTCTCCGCGCTCGCGCAGCTCCCGGACCTCTGGATCGGTGAGCTGAAGGCGTTGATCTTCGGACTCGTGGCGGGCGTCATCGCCTCCTACAAGGGTCTGCATCCAAAAGGGGGACCGAAAGGAGTAGGCGACGCCGTGAATCAGTCGGTGGTCATCACCTTCCTGGTGCTCTTCTTCCTCAATTTGATCCTCACCCTGATCTATCTTCAGGTCGTCCCCGCCAAGGGCGCGTGATCCATGGTTGTTTCACAGCGCACCAACCCCATTCAGCGGTCGGCGCGCCGGGTGACCGGCGTGCTCAAAGCCCCCGTGAACCTGGTGGACCGGGCCGGCGACCAGATGGCCTTCTACACCAAGGCCATCGCGTGGATCCCGAAAACCGTTGTGCACTACCGCAAGGAGGTCATGCGGCTGCTGGCCGAGGTGACCTTCGGCTCGGGCGCGCTCGCGGTCATCGGCGGCACCATCGGCGTCATCGTGTTCATGTCGGCCTCGGTCGGCGTGGTCGTGGGCCTGCAGGGCTTCAAGGCCCTCGATGCTCTGGGCTCCGGTGTGCTCACCGGCTTCCTGACCGGCTACATCAATACCCGTGAGCTCGCGCCGCTGGTTGCGGCACTGGCGCTTTCGGCGACGGTGGGCTGTGGCTTCACCGCGCAGCTGGGCGCCATGCGCATCTCCGAGGAGATCGACGCGCTCGAGGTGATGGCGGTGCCGGGCGTGCCGTTCCTGGTGACCACGCGTGTGATCGCCGGTTTCATGGCCGTCATCCCGCTCTACATCGTCGGCCTGCTGGGCACCTACATCGCCTCGCGGTTGATCAGCATCTATTTCAACGGGCAATCCAGTGGTTCCTACGACCACTACTTCAGCTTGTTCCTGCCACCCGAAGACGTCATATATTCGTTCTTGAAGGTGCTCGTCTTCGCGTTCGTGATCAT contains:
- a CDS encoding MlaE family ABC transporter permease, producing MSTPLTRLRTPVESGLAQAGNIFALLLDVIRKTFRRPFQWREFIEQSWFIASVSILPAALVAIPFGAVVALQTGSLIKQLGAEAFTGATSVLATVQQAAPVVTALIIAGAAGSAVAADLGSRTIREEIDAMEVLGIDPIQRLVVPRVLGMMLVALLLNGLVSVVGICGGYFFNVGLQGGTPGAYLASFSALAQLPDLWIGELKALIFGLVAGVIASYKGLHPKGGPKGVGDAVNQSVVITFLVLFFLNLILTLIYLQVVPAKGA
- a CDS encoding MlaE family ABC transporter permease, producing MVVSQRTNPIQRSARRVTGVLKAPVNLVDRAGDQMAFYTKAIAWIPKTVVHYRKEVMRLLAEVTFGSGALAVIGGTIGVIVFMSASVGVVVGLQGFKALDALGSGVLTGFLTGYINTRELAPLVAALALSATVGCGFTAQLGAMRISEEIDALEVMAVPGVPFLVTTRVIAGFMAVIPLYIVGLLGTYIASRLISIYFNGQSSGSYDHYFSLFLPPEDVIYSFLKVLVFAFVIILVHCYYGFNATGGPAGVGVAVGRAVRAAIVLINILDFFLSLAIWGTTTTVRVAG